The genomic segment CACCTCGACCGCCTCCTCGATCGGGGGTATTTCCGGGCCGAATCGCCGGCGACCTACGAACTGACGCACCCGTTCCCGGACTTCGCCGCGTACTGCGCGGGCTTGAAGTCGCACTACCGCAACGACGTGCGCCGGTCGCAGCGGAAGTTCGACCGGGTCGGGTGCCGGGTCGCCCACCTCGTCGAACCCGGCGACCTCCTCCGGGCCTACACGCCCGAAGTTCACCGACTGTACGAAGCGGTGGTGGCGAAGTCGGAGGTGAAACTGGAGGTGCTCCCGGTCGGGTTCTTCCACAAACTCGTCGAACAGTTCCCGGGCCGCCTGTCTTTAACGACGGTGTACCAGGAGGACCGGATCGTCGCCTTCAACTGGGGGCTCGCGGCGCCCCCGGCGTACCACTTCCTGTTCTGCGGAATCGACTACGCCCTGAACGGCGAGGCGGACCTGTATTTCAACCTGATGTACCACCAGCTCGACCACGCGCTCCGGTCCGGAGCGCAGGTCGTCCGCTTCGGGCAGACGGCCGACGCGTTCAAGACCCGCGTGGGGTGCGTCGGTCGGCCGCTCCACTTCTACGCCCGCGCGCCCGGAGCGGTGCTGTCCTGGGTTCTGCGCCGGTTCGGGGGCGCTCTTTTCCCACCCCGGCCCGTTCTTCCTCCCAACGATGTGTTCAAGGCCAGCCCGACCGGTCCGCCCGTGAAATTGAAGGCGTGAACGGGACGAGCCCCTCGGGCCACGCCGCGCGCCGGCCCCGATTCCCCTTGCGTCGGGGGGCGGGGTCGCGTATCCCGGCTCGCCATCTGTGCGCGGAGGTCGGCCATGACGGGGGTGGACCTGTTCGAAGCCCGGACGATGGGAGTGATCCTGCTCGGCGTGGCGGTCGTCCACGCCTACCTGGCGCTCCGGGGCTACCTCCGCCACGAACCCGCCATCGCCGCCCAC from the Frigoriglobus tundricola genome contains:
- a CDS encoding GNAT family N-acetyltransferase, with the protein product MAGKQLTADCELFDSIDRVPPELWEAARGAEPSVFTSPAFLRAVEGGLPSHSRVYHAVVSDDGRPVACASLCAMTIDLLLLAGADAHRSVGWGRRLFPGLGMVRVLFCGLPVSAGQGHLGFAAGADRARAVARLDGLLRVLARRERARVVVYKEFGAADAPHLDRLLDRGYFRAESPATYELTHPFPDFAAYCAGLKSHYRNDVRRSQRKFDRVGCRVAHLVEPGDLLRAYTPEVHRLYEAVVAKSEVKLEVLPVGFFHKLVEQFPGRLSLTTVYQEDRIVAFNWGLAAPPAYHFLFCGIDYALNGEADLYFNLMYHQLDHALRSGAQVVRFGQTADAFKTRVGCVGRPLHFYARAPGAVLSWVLRRFGGALFPPRPVLPPNDVFKASPTGPPVKLKA